From Pelmatolapia mariae isolate MD_Pm_ZW linkage group LG1, Pm_UMD_F_2, whole genome shotgun sequence, one genomic window encodes:
- the rxfp3.3a2 gene encoding relaxin-3 receptor 1 translates to MMEEMFNHSGALNRSSVLEDIDVSADGTPILRILISVVYSVVCAVGLVGNLLVFFLMRLRQGRKRSTINVFIINLAVTDFQFVLTLPFWAVDTALDFSWPFGDAMCKIVLSVTVMNMYASVFFLTAMSVTRYLAVASALKKKAHRRSRCVKWVCAVLWVAATVATGPTAVFSTVTVVAGEKLCLLKFPEGHDWLALYHIQKILIAFIIPMLIVSVNYLMLLRFVRLRSMDSSNPKRRSRVTKSVAIVVLSFFCCWMPNHAITFWGVLVKFNAANWDTSYYMVHTYVFPVTVCLAHANSCLNPVLYCLMRPEIRKMLSALFWKASTPSSTKGCATRSMTQAETQGATPLQIIDNAEYTLSIIDRKGLSASKVLPYTR, encoded by the coding sequence ATGATGGAGGAAATGTTTAACCACAGCGGAGCGCTCAACCGAAGTTCAGTGCTCGAAGACATCGACGTGAGCGCGGATGGCACCCCCATCCTGAGGATACTCATATCGGTTGTGTACTCTGTAGTTTGCGCGGTGGGTTTAGTGGGCAACCTCCTCGTCTTTTTTCTAATGAGGTTACGACAAGGTCGAAAGAGATCCACTATTAATGTTTTCATCATCAACTTGGCAGTGACGGACTTCCAGTTTGTTCTCACTCTGCCCTTCTGGGCTGTGGACACCGCGCTGGACTTCAGCTGGCCGTTCGGAGACGCCATGTGCAAGATCGTCCTTTCGGTCACCGTGATGAACATGTACGCCAGCGTGTTTTTCCTCACCGCCATGAGCGTGACCCGCTACCTAGCCGTCGCCTCGGCTCTGAAGAAAAAAGCGCACAGGAGGTCACGGTGTGTGAAGTGGGTGTGCGCGGTGCTGTGGGTGGCGGCGACAGTTGCCACAGGTCCAACAGCTGTCTTCTCCACTGTGACTGTGGTGGCTGGCGAAAAACTCTGTCTCCTCAAGTTTCCCGAAGGACACGACTGGCTCGCCCTCTATCACATCCAGAAAATCTTGATCGCTTTCATTATCCCCATGCTCATTGTCTCCGTTAACTACCTGATGCTGCTGCGCTTCGTCAGACTGAGGAGCATGGACAGCAGCAACCCTAAACGGAGATCTAGAGTCACCAAATCTGTCGCTATAgttgttttgtctttcttctgctgctggatGCCAAATCATGCCATCACCTTCTGGGGCGTGTTGGTCAAATTTAACGCAGCAAACTGGGACACGTCGTATTACATGGTGCACACCTACGTGTTCCCGGTCACCGTGTGCTTGGCGCACGCAAACAGCTGCTTAAACCCAGTGCTTTACTGCCTGATGAGGCCGGAGATCAGGAAGATGCTGAGCGCATTGTTTTGGAAAGCCTCCACTCCGTCCTCCACGAAAGGTTGCGCCACGCGCTCCATGACACAGGCAGAAACCCAGGGAGCCACGCCTCTCCAGATTATAGACAATGCGGAGTACACGCTGTCCATCATAGACCGTAAGGGTTTATCAGCCTCTAAAGTCCTCCCATATACTCGTTAA
- the itga11a gene encoding integrin alpha-11a yields MEYYSFLLLWIYSQQLGFHDCFNIDTKKYRIIKGPKQAQFGYTVQQHVAAGGEKWLLVGAPYEMNGAYQTGDVYKCSLSKRTNGNNCAKLNLGRISLTNVSERKDKMRLGMTLTSNPKDNSFVACGPLWSYECGSSYYSTGICSRVNASFKFSRTIAPAFQRCETYMDIVIVLDGSNSIYPWYEVQAFLINILQKFYIGPGQIQVGVVQYGEKVVHEFKLSDYKSVEEVVKRARSIDQRGGEETNTALGINTARSQAFKHGGRRGAKKVMIVITDGESHDSADLQQAIEDSEKDGITRYAIAVLGYYNRRGINPEAFLNEIKYIASDPDDKHFFNVTDESALKDIVDALGERIFSLEGTSKNGTAFGLQMSQAGFSAHSLEDGTLVGAVGAYDWNGAVLKETRQGKVVPPKLSYAQEFPEELKNHGAYLGYTVTSVVSARNGRLLVAGAPRFNHTGKVIIFTLKNSGNLTILHSLKGQQIGSYYGSEIAPVDIDGDGITDNLLVSAPMFFSAGLEKGKVYIYRVTELNRFFLEGSLEIHNGVQNARFGSSLAPVPDLNGDGFNDLVVGAPLEDEHKGAIYIFFSQQNRILRKYKQRIAAADLAPGLQYFGRSIHGVMDMNDDGLVDLAVGSLGAAVLLWSQSVVRIYTTVRFEPSKINIFVKDCQRGGKDVTCMSAIVCFNITARTAISPTQEIGIKYNVSIAEKRYNPRAMLDNPNKMQPQNLTLLPGEETCEHIYFHVMETTDYARPIVFTVQVALQDPENAPVLDDSWPTVVKTELPFWNGCDEDDRCIPDLALQSMNDLMTPKQFCAQSVQSRGAFCRRQSEGETEGSLRVLEATRRRMVVDVRLENKGENAYNARLNITYTPNLHFSSLIVKDNSDIKIECYSQDKLRNEKLCNVSAPFMRAKTQVTFRLEFEFSRTTFLDHLRVILEASSDGEENSKADNFNDIYYSLKYEADLLFTRDSNPTRYEIKPELSLEEPGIIGPPFNFTFQIQNLGYFPVKDLQLNIEIPEMTKNGNQLLQISDFHIDQRDGTHCLPPQHVAQSRASPEDLSRFSSLNRSNTLTLPIQCTVNVAYYRDVAFRITGALRIDTLHALKFKILELVTSASVELPSSSPMFLHEERPVRHIILEIRKEGDYRIPTWIIIGSTLGGLLLLALLSLALWKLGFFQRQKRREEDEQEVNGKVTEER; encoded by the exons GAAGGATATCTCTGACAAACGTATCAGAGCGAAAGGACAAGATGAGACTGGGAATGACGCTTACATCTAACCCTAAAGACAACAGCTTTGTG GCCTGTGGACCATTATGGTCGTATGAGTGTGGAAGCTCGTACTACAGCACTGGCATATGCTCCAGAGTCAATGCAAGCTTCAAGTTCTCCAGAACAATCGCCCCTGCCTTTCAGA GGTGTGAAACCTACATGGACATAGTGATTGTTCTCGATGGCTCAAACTCCATCTATCCCTGGTATGAAGTGCAGGCTTTTCTCATCAACATTCTTCAGAAGTTCTACATTGGGCCCGGGCAAATACAG GTTGGAGTTGTGCAGTATGGTGAGAAGGTTGTCCATGAATTCAAACTCAGTGACTACAAATCAGTGGAGGAAGTAGTGAAAAGGGCACGCAGTATCGACCAGCGGGGTGGTGAGGAGACCAACACAGCTCTTGGCATCAACACAGCACG ctcACAAGCTTTCAAACACGGAGGACGACGTGGAGCCAAGAAGGTGATGATTGTGATAACTGACGGAGAGTCACATGACAGTGCTGATCTCCAGCAAGCCATTGAGGACAGTGAGAAGGACGGGATCACCCGTTATGCCATTGCT GTTCTTGGCTACTACAACCGCAGAGGAATCAACCCTGAGGCCTTCCTCAATGAAATCAAGTACATTGCCAGCGATCCAGATGACAAACACTTCTTTAATGTGACAGACGAGTCAGCGCTGAAGGATATTGTGGACGCACTCGGAGAGCGAATCTTCAGTTTGGAAG GAACCAGTAAGAATGGGACAGCGTTTGGCCTCCAGATGTCTCAGGCTGGATTTTCCGCTCACAGCCTTGAG GATGGGACTCTGGTGGGTGCTGTTGGGGCTTATGATTGGAACGGAGCTGTATTGAAGGAAACACGACAGGGGAAGGTGGTCCCTCCTAAGTTGTCCTACGCTCAGGAGTTTCCCGAGGAGCTCAAAAACCACGGTGCCTACTTGG GCTACACTGTGACGTCTGTGGTGTCAGCCAGAAATGGCCGTCTGCTCGTAGCGGGTGCTCCGCGATTTAACCACACCGGCAAAGTGATCATTTTCACACTCAAGAACTCGGGCAACCTCACCATCCTCCATTCCCTCAAAGGCCAGCAG ATTGGCTCCTATTATGGCAGTGAGATTGCACCTGTGGATATTGACGGAGACGGTATAACTGATAACCTTCTGGTGTCAGCACCGATGTTCTTCAGTGCAGGCTTGGAGAAAGGAAAGGTCTACATCTACAGAGTCACAGAGCTG AATCGTTTCTTCCTTGAAGGATCGTTGGAAATTCACAACGGTGTCCAGAACGCTCGCTTTGGCTCTTCCCTCGCTCCTGTCCCTGATCTGAATGGTGATGGGTTCAATGACTTGGTGGTGGGAGCTCCACTGGAAGATGAGCATAAAGGAGccatttatattttctttagCCAACAAAACAGAATACTACGCAAATATAAACAG agAATAGCAGCTGCAGATTTGGCTCCTGGCCTGCAGTACTTTGGCCGCAGTATCCATGGCGTAATGGACATGAACGATGATGGTTTAGTGGACCTAGCTGTAGGTTCCCTCGGTGCTGCTGTTCTACTTTG GTCCCAGAGCGTTGTTCGTATTTATACCACTGTGAGGTTTGAGCCCAGTAAGATCAACATCTTTGTGAAAGACTGCCAGAGAGGTGGCAAAGACGTGACCTGCATGTCAGCCATTGTATGTTTCAACATCACAGCCAGGACAGCCATTTCTCCCACACAGGAAATTG GGATCAAGTACAATGTCTCTATCGCGGAGAAACGTTACAATCCTCGGGCGATGTTGGATAACCCGAATAAGATGCAGCCTCAAAACTTGACCCTCCTTCCGGGAGAAGAGACCTGTGAACACATCTACTTTCACGTCATG GAAACGACAGACTACGCCAGACCCATAGTGTTCACTGTACAAGTGGCACTACAAGATCCAGAAAACGCACCAGTTCTAGATGACAGCTGGCCTACTGTGGTGAAGACTGAG CTGCCCTTTTGGAACGGCTGTGATGAAGACGATCGCTGCATCCCCGACCTGGCGCTGCAGAGCATGAATGACCTGATGACTCCAAA ACAGTTCTGTGCACAGTCCGTACAGTCTCGTGGTGCTTTCTGTCGCCGGCAAAGCGAAGGGGAGACGGAGGGATCTCTGAGGGTGCTAGAGGCAACCAGGCGGAGGATGGTGGTGGATGTTCGGCTGGAGAACAAAGGAGAGAACGCATACAACGCTCGCCTCAACATCACCTACACAcccaatctgcacttttctagcCTCATTGTCAAG GACAACTCagacatcaaaatagagtgcTACAGTCAGGACAAACTGAGGAATGAGAAGCTCTGCAATGTCAGCGCACCCTTCATGAGGGCCAAAACACAG GTAACATTTCGCCTGGAGTTCGAATTCAGTCGCACTACCTTCCTTGACCATCTCCGGGTTATCCTGGAGGCCAGCAG TGACGGTGAAGAAAATAGCAAAGCCGATAATTTCAATGATATCTATTACTCGCTGAAGTACGAGGCAGACCTTCTCTTCACCAG GGATTCTAATCCGACTCGATATGAAATCAAACCAGAACTGTCACTGGAGGAGCCAGGCATCATCGGTCCTCCTTTCAACTTCACCTTCCAA ATCCAGAATCTTGGATACTTtcctgtaaaggatttgcagcTGAACATTGAGATCccagaaatgacaaaaaacgGCAACCAGCTCCTTCAGATATCCGACTTCCATATTGACCAG AGAGATGGTACGCACTGTTTACCACCTCAGCATGTGGCACAGAGCAGGGCATCACCTGAAGATCTGTCACGCTTCTCCAGCTTG AACCGATCCAACACACTAACTCTTCCAATTCAATGCACAGTCAATGTGGCTTACTACAGAGACGTTGCCTTTAGAATCACTGGAGCACTTAGAATAGATACTTTACACGCA ctgaaGTTTAAAATCCTGGAACTGGTGACCAGTGCATCAGTGGAGCTCCCCTCCTCCAGCCCCATGTTTTTACATGAAGAGAGGCCTGTCAGACAT ATAATACTGGAGATCAGGAAGGAGGGAGATTACAGAATTCCTACTTGGATTATCATTGGAAGCACGCTGGGAGGACTCTTATTGTTAGCCCTGCTCAGCCTCGCTCTATGGAAA CTTGGATTTTTCCAAAGgcaaaagagaagagaagaggatGAGCAGGAGGTCAACGGCAAAGTGACAGAAGAGCGATAA